The DNA window AAAAACGACAATATCCCCATACTCCGGATCACGTACATCATAAATCCATTTATTAACAATCAACCGTTCATTCCCCTTAAATGTCGGGTACATCGATTCCCCGTGAACTTCATAGGGTGCGAACAGAAACACGCGTACCACAATCATCAACGATGCCGCTACAATCAAGGCCGTCATCCACTCATTAGCAGCGCTCTTTGCCTTATTTCCCAATCTAACCCCCTCCAAACATTTCTTGTTCCTTCCATTCTACCCGTTTTCAATTCAGAAATCAGCCATTTCCACCTACTGAAGGATAAAAAATCCCGTTTGATTGATCCACAATCTACTTCAGTTAGTTTTTCCAAAAGAGACTGATTGACAAGCGGGAGTCGTTCCCTTTTTCATCTAAAAATCCCCCTATAAAGGGGGATTAGATTGATGACAAAGTGGTCCCGGGTCCCGATTTCCTTATCAGGGTTTGTCAAAAGCCTCATCCCCCCTTTTACAAGGGAATTCAGACTTTCACTTCACCCGGGTGCCGTTGGGAATGTCAGCAGCGACGGTGGAGAGGACGAGGCGCTCGCCTTCTTTGGCTGCCAGCACCATTCCCTGGGAAAGCTCTCCCCGCAGTTTGACGGGTTTAAGGTTGGCGACACAGATCACCTTTTGTCCAACCAGCTCATCAGGGGTGTAATGCTGGGCGATACCAGCCACGACTTGGCGCTGTTCATAGCCGAGATCCAATTGCAACTTCAGCAAGCGATCAGCACCCTTGATCCGATCGGCTTGAAGAATTTCCGCCACTCGTAAATCGACTTGTGCAAACTGATCGATGGTGATGAGATCATCCGGTTTCGATTGATTCTCTTTTTTGGCATTGGATTGCGCTTCCGCTTTTGGCTCTTCACCCACAGGTGTTCCTCCCATCATGCGCACAATTTCTTTCGCTTCTTCCTCTACATCCAGGCGTGGAAACAGCGGCTTTCCTTTTTTGACACGGGTGCCGACGGGAAAGGAGTCAAAGACGAGACTGTCCCAATCGGTATGCTTTTCTTCGGTCAAGCCCATCTGCTCCCACATCCGAGCCGGTGTGCGTACTAAAAAAGGGTGAATCAGAATGCTGACCAGGCGGAGACTTTCCAGCACATGGTTGAGAACGGAAGCCAGCACCCCTTTTTTGGCGGGATCTTTGGCCAGCTCCCACGGCATCGTTCCTTCCAGATAACGGTTGGTGCCCCGCACCAATTCCCAGATGGAGGCCAGAGCAACGGAAAACTGCATCCGATCCATCGCTTTTTCAACTTTGGCAACCGTCTCGTTCGCCAGTCTGACCAACGCATCATCATGTTCAGTGGCGCCGGGGATTCGTTCCCCCACCACACCATCGTTATATTTATTCACCATTGTCAAGGTGCGGTGGAGCAGGTTACCCAGATCATTGGCCAAATCGGCGTTGGCCCGCTCGACAAACCCTTCTGGAGTAAACACGCCATCCTGGCCAAAGGGAACTTCCCGCAGCAGATAATAACGGAGCACATCCAAGCCGAAACGGTCAATCAAGGGCAGGGGATCGACCACATTTCCTTTTGACTTGGACATTTTGCCGTCTTTCATCTGGAAAAAGCCATGGGCAAACACTTTTTTCGGTAGCGGCAAATCCAAGGCCATCAGGATGATGGGCCAGTAAATGGTGTGAAAACGGACAATATCCTTTCCAACCAGGTGCACATCCGCCGGCCAATGCTGCTGATATTTGGAATCGTCTTCTGTTCCGTAGCCGAGTGCGGAGATATAGTTGGTTAAGGCGTCCAGCCATACATACATCACATGCTCCGGGTTGCTGGGAACCGGAATCCCCCAATCAAAGGTGGTACGGGAGACGCACAAATCCTCCAGCCCCGGTTTGATGAAGTTTTGTACCATCTCATTTTTGCGGGATTCCGGCTGGATAAATTCCGGATTTTCCTCATAATATTGGAGCAGCCGATCCGCATATTTATTCATACGGAAAAAATAGCTCTCCTCCCGCACTTTCTCCACCGGCCGACCGCAATCAGGACAATTGCCATCCTTCAGCTGCCGCTCGGTCCAAAACGATTCACACGGCGTACAATACCAGCCCTCGTACTCATCCAAATAAATATCTCCCTGATCCAACAGACGTTGGAACAGATTTTGCACCACCCGTTTATGGCGCGGTTCTGTGGTACGGATAAAATCATCGTAAGAAATCTCCAGTTGGCCCCATAAGTGTTGAATGCCTTTTACAATCTCATCCACAAATGCTTGTGGGCTTTTCCCTGCCTCAGCGGCGCGCCGCTGAATTTTTTGACCGTGCTCATCCGTTCCGGTCAAATACATCACATCAAACCCGCGCAACCGTTTGTAACGAGCCATGGCATCACCCGCCACCGTGGTATACGCATGGCCGATATGCAGTTTGTCGTTGGGATAATAAATCGGCGTTGTAATGTAATAGGACGGTTTTACGCTCATGATCGTCTCTCCTTACCCGGATATTAATCAAAATAAAAAACCACTCACCCTATTGGGGCGAGAGGTTGTCTCACGCGGTACCACCCAGATTTGGTATAGCCTTGCGGCTATACCCTCCATCAGTGTTTGATGCGTCCTTATTCTTTAGTCAGAGCCATCTAAGCCCGGGTCAAAGGTAGGCTCTTCACCGCTTTTCAAGTCGGATTGATGCCATCCTCATGATAATCCGGACGAACGAAGGTGTACGACCCAACAAACACTGTCCCGATAACGCCGGGGAACGCCCCTCCCTATACACCGATACGGCTTCAAGAGGGGTTCTCGAGGGCCATCTTCCCCCATTGCCTCCCATACCGGCTTTCACCTGGTCCGGCTCTCTGTCATGGGCAGCGCAGGGGTACTCCTCCCTGTCGACAAATCACGATGTATCCACTATAAACGATTATCTTCAATTATAGACAAAAGAGTGGATTTGAATCAAGGGCGGAAGGAATTTCGGTTTGATGACCAAGTGAGCCCAGAGTCCGATCTTCGTTTTCGCTACTCTTTCCCTCTCAACGATGAAGGGCTGCCCGCTTCGGGTTACACCGAACAAAGCTCTCCTCTCCCTTTATCAGCAGTCTTAGAAGAAACTCTATGATCCTATATCTGAGCGTTGGTTAGCCTTTAACCGCAGTTGTAATGCGATCGTAGCGGTTGACGAAGGGGGATTCCTTTTTCGCCAGCTTTCCCCGTTCCGCCCAGGATTCCAGCTCTGCTCGCAGCCGCTCCACATCCCAATCTAACCCGCATTCACGGTTGATCTCATCACAGGCATTAACCAGATCGGTATCAAACAGGGGCAAGCGCGCTTCAATCACTCGCAACACCCGATCCTCCCGTTCCGCTCTCACCGCCCGCAATTCATCAAAGGGATTGGCCACATGGGGACTATGAGTATAAGCCGCTCGGATGCGCACAAACACGGTACGGCCAAACAGGGCAGAAGAGATAAAGGTATCACCGGAACTCAGGTATGGAAGGCGTTTGCCCTCTTCCGGCGTTAAGTCGGTCTCTTCCCGCAGTGTCGCGATATCGGTGCCGCGAACCGTGCGAAAGACAAATTTTGTATTTAACTGAGCCGTGATAGTTTCATCCAGAAGCGTTGGACGTTGGGTGGCCAAGATCAAAAAAGCGCCATATTTGCGTCCTTCCTGGGCGATCTCTTTTAAAATCGACTTTGGCGGCGAATCCAATCCTTTGGGGGCAAAGTTGTGCGCTTCGTCCGTTACCGTGATAAACGGCGGGAAGAATGTCCCCTCTTCACCATTCATACGG is part of the Desmospora activa DSM 45169 genome and encodes:
- the metG gene encoding methionine--tRNA ligase, which translates into the protein MSVKPSYYITTPIYYPNDKLHIGHAYTTVAGDAMARYKRLRGFDVMYLTGTDEHGQKIQRRAAEAGKSPQAFVDEIVKGIQHLWGQLEISYDDFIRTTEPRHKRVVQNLFQRLLDQGDIYLDEYEGWYCTPCESFWTERQLKDGNCPDCGRPVEKVREESYFFRMNKYADRLLQYYEENPEFIQPESRKNEMVQNFIKPGLEDLCVSRTTFDWGIPVPSNPEHVMYVWLDALTNYISALGYGTEDDSKYQQHWPADVHLVGKDIVRFHTIYWPIILMALDLPLPKKVFAHGFFQMKDGKMSKSKGNVVDPLPLIDRFGLDVLRYYLLREVPFGQDGVFTPEGFVERANADLANDLGNLLHRTLTMVNKYNDGVVGERIPGATEHDDALVRLANETVAKVEKAMDRMQFSVALASIWELVRGTNRYLEGTMPWELAKDPAKKGVLASVLNHVLESLRLVSILIHPFLVRTPARMWEQMGLTEEKHTDWDSLVFDSFPVGTRVKKGKPLFPRLDVEEEAKEIVRMMGGTPVGEEPKAEAQSNAKKENQSKPDDLITIDQFAQVDLRVAEILQADRIKGADRLLKLQLDLGYEQRQVVAGIAQHYTPDELVGQKVICVANLKPVKLRGELSQGMVLAAKEGERLVLSTVAADIPNGTRVK